A genomic stretch from Perognathus longimembris pacificus isolate PPM17 chromosome 5, ASM2315922v1, whole genome shotgun sequence includes:
- the Cfap298 gene encoding cilia- and flagella-associated protein 298 isoform X1, with the protein MVLLHVKRGDESQFLLEAPGSAELEELTVRVARVYNGRLKVQRLCAEMEELAEHGIFLPPNMQGLTDEQIEELKLKDEWGEKCIPSGGAVFKKDDIGRRNGQAPNEKMKEVLKKTIEEAKAIISKKQVAAGVCVTMEMVKDALDQLRGAVMIVYPMGLPPHDPIRMEFENREDLAGTQAALSIIEEAQAQLWWAAKELRRTKKLSDYVGKNEKTKIIVKIQQRGQGAPAREPIMSSEEQKQLMLYYHRRQEELKKLEENEDDSCLDSPWADNTALKRHFHGVKDIKWRPR; encoded by the exons ATGGTGCTCCTGCACGTCAAGAGAGGCGACGAGAGCCAGTTCCTGCTGGAGGCCCCCGGCAGCGCCGAGCTGGAGGAGCTCACCGTGCGGGTGGCCCGGGTCTACAACGGGCGGCTCAAGGTGCAGCGGCTCTGCGCCG aaatggaagaattagcAGAGCATGGCATATTTCTCCCTCCCAATATGCAAGGATTGACTGACGAGCAGATTGAAGAGCTGAAATTAAAGGATGAATGGGGTGAAAAATGCATCCCCAGTGGGGGTGCCGTCTTTAAGAAGGATGACATTGGCCGGAGGAATGGGCAAG ctccaaatgaaaaaatgaaggaggttcTAAAGAAGACCATAGAAGAGGCCAAAGCAATAATATCTAAG AAACAAGTGGCAGCTGGTGTCTGTGTTACTATGGAGATGGTGAAAGACGCCTTGGACCAGCTTCGGGGTGCAGTGATGATCGTTTATCCCATGGGGCTGCCCCCGCACGACCCCATCCGGATGGAATTCGAAAATAGAGAAGATCTGGCAGGCACTCAG GCGGCGCTCAGCATCATCgaagaggcccaggcccagctgtGGTGGGCAGCCAAAGAGCTCAGAAGAACAAAGAAGCTCTCAGACTACGTGGGGAAAAACGAGAAAACCAAAATCATCGTCAAGATTCAGCAA CGGGGTCAGGGAGCACCAGCCCGGGAACCCATCATGAGCAGCGAGGAACAGAAGCAGCTGATGCTGTATTATCACAGACGGCAGGAGGAGCTCAAG AAACTGGAGGAGAATGAAGACGACTCCTGCTTGGACTCGCCGTGGGCAGATAACACTGCTTTGAAAAGACATTTCCATGGGGTGAAAGACATAAAGTGGAGACCCAGATGA
- the Cfap298 gene encoding cilia- and flagella-associated protein 298 isoform X2, with product MNGVKNASPVGVPSLRRMTLAGGMGKKQVAAGVCVTMEMVKDALDQLRGAVMIVYPMGLPPHDPIRMEFENREDLAGTQAALSIIEEAQAQLWWAAKELRRTKKLSDYVGKNEKTKIIVKIQQRGQGAPAREPIMSSEEQKQLMLYYHRRQEELKKLEENEDDSCLDSPWADNTALKRHFHGVKDIKWRPR from the exons ATGAATGGGGTGAAAAATGCATCCCCAGTGGGGGTGCCGTCTTTAAGAAGGATGACATTGGCCGGAGGAATGGGCAAG AAACAAGTGGCAGCTGGTGTCTGTGTTACTATGGAGATGGTGAAAGACGCCTTGGACCAGCTTCGGGGTGCAGTGATGATCGTTTATCCCATGGGGCTGCCCCCGCACGACCCCATCCGGATGGAATTCGAAAATAGAGAAGATCTGGCAGGCACTCAG GCGGCGCTCAGCATCATCgaagaggcccaggcccagctgtGGTGGGCAGCCAAAGAGCTCAGAAGAACAAAGAAGCTCTCAGACTACGTGGGGAAAAACGAGAAAACCAAAATCATCGTCAAGATTCAGCAA CGGGGTCAGGGAGCACCAGCCCGGGAACCCATCATGAGCAGCGAGGAACAGAAGCAGCTGATGCTGTATTATCACAGACGGCAGGAGGAGCTCAAG AAACTGGAGGAGAATGAAGACGACTCCTGCTTGGACTCGCCGTGGGCAGATAACACTGCTTTGAAAAGACATTTCCATGGGGTGAAAGACATAAAGTGGAGACCCAGATGA